In the genome of Scatophagus argus isolate fScaArg1 chromosome 20, fScaArg1.pri, whole genome shotgun sequence, the window ACTCCAGATGTGCGTTTAATCTAAGAAGGTTCAGTTTGGTGTGGTGTTTATTTAAAGTTGCTGGAGGACTCGGGGAGCAGACGTCGCCTCCggcaggaggaggtgcaggtttGCAACGGCTAAAGCAGAGAGAACGTTTGACTTACGAAGTCACACATGATGAGTGCGTCTTTAATTCAACGATGTGAACACTTTCTCCACTTGTGTCCGGCCTTGTGCCTCCCTCTGTCTGACCTCTGAGTGTCTCTTCTCTCAGGACTACTGGTTGTCTGTCCTCTACAAGAGACTCGTGGGACCGGAGGTGCTAAGAGTTGAAGCATTTTCCGATTTTGGCCGAAGTAAACGAGTGCGGCTGTACCTGCACTGTGCCAACAGAAAGAGGTACTGACGTTTGGTTCTTAACTGACACCATGTCGTAACTGGTCGACTCACTGCGTTTCCTTCGCAGCTACAGACGCGGGACGGTCACGTTGCTGTCCATGAACCTGAGTGAGAAGCCGGCCAGCATCTCCCTTCCTGcgctcctctcctccagcacaGTGGAGGCTTTTGTTCTGCAGTCCGACCAGCCGGGGGAGGAGGGGCTCTACTCCAGGTGCCTTCAATGTGCCCATTTATCTCTGAGTTAGCCGGAAGCCTTCTCTCCCCGTGTCATGTGAAAAGTCACTCGCTCTTAATGTGAAGAAAAACCATGAAGTTCATGTGttggtttgttgtgtgtcttcATGCAGAAATTTGATGTAACAAAAGTCAGTTTTTGCATCCTTTGAGCAGTGAACCatcatgactctgtgtgtgttttctgaaggtCCGTGACGCTGAACGGGGACGTGTTGAAGATGGTGGATGATAAAACTCTTCCTGACCTGAAGGGAAGGCGTCTCCCTCCAGCTCAGTGTCTGCAGCTTCCTGCGTACTCGCTGGCCTTCTTCGTGCTCACAGACGCTGAAGTTGCAGGCTGCGTGTGACCTCATCCTCAGACGGCGTGTTTGAACTGACCGTCGTCGCTCCTGACGGCACAGAGACGACACTGAGGGCTGCTCATCACTGGACTAAATATGACTTTAACTTTGAATTGTGCATTTGGTGCTGTTTATTTCGGGACAAACGGGTTTCTCTCACACAGCTAATGCTGAAGTGTCAGCTGAAGTGAAGTGTCTTATTtatagaaaataatgaaaaatatgtgaCATAACTTCTACTACAACAAGCCTCATGCTAACAGCAGCACGCTAACAATCTGAAGGACTTTTCACACTCAGCCCAGGGCCAAGAAAGCTTTCACACAATCCAAAGTGGACTAACCCCGACTTTAGCTTGGGTCCGACCTGCAGCAGGTTAGCCCTGAGGTCACAAGTTGTCCCCTGAAAAACGACTAAACTCAGGGTCAAAAAATGCCAGAATGAAACAGGACTGAAGTAAACCAGAGAccttgtgtgtctttgcaggGGGAAGCTGAGTTATGTCCAGCTCAGCTCTGAGCTCGTGGCTAACAGCATGTGTGAAATCtctttagcatgttagcatgctaacagagTGTGACTGTCACGTGGAGAGCAGATCCTCGTGTTCTACACAGAATATAACTGGGCCATCAGTTCTGCAGGTGTTTGAccataaaccaaagtgttggGCCCATTCACATGTTGGACTGATGGTGGCgctaaatgaaaagtcagaggatcatcatcatttatttatctgagGTGGGCATGAATGTCTGGAGCACCTCTCATCACAGTCTGTCACAGAGCCAAAGTGGAGGACAGCAGAgctaaaaatcaataaatgtcaaatcaggttttgttttattgatgcTTCTGAACCAAACTGCAGCAGATCAGCATTCAGGTTATTCTTCACGCTCCTCCCCGTGTGTGATGATGTAACACAGAGATTTGTAGTCCAGGTTTCCTGCAGCGTCGATGTTGGACGACTGGAACATCTGCTTCACCTGCGGTTACACAGACTCATTAATGTCCGCTAATGACGGGAGTTACTGATGTAACTGCAGTTCTGTGATTCCTTAGACACTCTGATCACATTTCCTTTTGTACTTCACTCCCATTTTCTGCTACCTCAAGCTTCTactgcatcacatttatttgatcGCTTTACTTACTTTGGAGGCCCACACTCTTAACACAACATATAATCAACAAATCAGTCAGGATGTTCACATTTAGATTCAGATAAAACTAATGTAACGTAAACAGCTTCTGCATattcagtacttttactgttgGTACTTTAAGTAGATTTTGATGCTCATATTTTTTGTACTTCAGCAAACGTCTGACTGCAGGACTTGTACCCCTAACAGTATGTCGACACAGTGGTATTCctacttgtacttgagtacacAATCTGAGAACAGTATTTCGGTAAGAACTGGGCGAACGCTGCATGTCAAACAGTTGATCCTACAGggatttttacatttgttgaGAATGTGGCGGATTCTTTACCTCCTCAGGTGTGAACTTCTCTGCTTGTGTCATCAGCAGGTTCTGTAATCTGCAAAAACGCACAAAAAATCTGAACTTTTgaatttctctgcattttttaagctctaaacacaaacactgaaaacttaCTCATCTTTGTGAATGAAGCCTCTGGCATCGTGATCGAACAGTTTGAAGGCGTTTAAGAGGGTGTCCTCAGGATCTGCACCTGCACAGGTAAACCAAAGACAATCAGCTCAGCCAAGTGTTTTTACTCTGTGGTACAAGGTCTGAGTACTTCCACTGCTGGAGGCGGGTGAAGCTCCAAAAACATGGCTCCTACACCTCCCAGCATGCACATTTTCATCTTCCCTCTCAAAGCTTCTCACCGTGCAGCTTTTCTCCGAACAGGGTGAGGAACATGGTGAAGTTGATGGGACCGGTGGCTTCTCTCAGCATGTCCTCCAGCTCGTTGTCCTTTACACTGAGTTTCCCTGAGGGGACGGCACAAACGTCCATGTCAAAGTCAGCTCACATCTGATAGAAACCAgactttatttaaaatcagaGCTACAAACCCAAAGACGCGTATGTGTCCTTGAGATCTTCTTTATCGATGAAACCGTCCCGGTTCTGATCGATGAGGGTGAAGGCctgaattaaaaagaaaggtGTGTGACTACAAGATGGAGACGTGAAACGAATGTCTCGTGAGCGTGAGGACTTTACCTCTTTGAACTCTTGGATCTGAGTTTGTTCAAACATGGAGAAAACATTGGACGAAGCTCTCTGAGCTCTCTTGGCgcctccttccttcttctttgtctttctgctcgcctgaaacacaaacacttcacGGCTGTAAACTCGGACAGAGAAGAGCTGTCACATGTGGTGTGATGaagccagaggaagaggaggctgcaCGAGAAGAACTTCTACTGTGAATTCAAAACTCAAAGACTCTTCGTTTCCTGTCTTGActggcaaagaaaagcagcaaatgttggACAGTTTAGCCTGAAAAATGACTGGAACAATTCATTGATTATCACAGTAGCCGGTACCAAATCTTCCCCCGATGGACTGATCGATTAATTAATCCCCACAGCAGCTCCTTTGCAGGTGATGGCTGTCATTATATGCATTATATGATATCTAAAGCGATGAGACAGAACAGGAAGCTGCGACGAGTCGAGGACGTACCATCGTCTCCGGCCGTcctctctgtgatgctgcagtgaGTGACCCTCACGGTTTGGGACTTTAAATACAGCAGCTGTCTGGGATGCAGGGAGGGTGATGTGATGATAATCTGGATGAAGCAGGGCTCTTTGGGGACCAGCCGGCTCTAAGTGGGACCCCACAGCCCTGCGAAGTTGCCCTTACATGGACAAGATGTGTGATGAGGCCCTGGTCCCCAGGAGGCCCCgacaactgctgctgctgatcacAACCTTTTAAAGGGTTTCTATTTGCAGTGTTTcggcagagatggagggaggaggcagaCGTTCTTCTCtcagtttcacactttttaattcttttagCTGAGGTCAGTTTTAAACAGGAGATGAGTGCAAAGTTCTGTTTTGTGGACGACTTACTGCATGCAGTGGCTCCTCAGCTGGGTTTTAACCTGCCCTGAAGACCCAAAACGTGCACACTCACCTCAGACTATCAACATTATAACCAAACTGTCTGGTGCTGTCCCATTCTGCTTCACCAGAGCCTGTTCTTCATATCATGTTTTAGTGAGTTTAACATTTCCTTCATTCAGAAATGACTGGCAGTAAAAGTGGGTGTCATTTAATTTGTCTGGAAATTAAATTAGCAAATGAACCTCATTTCAGCGGTGAAAGTGTGAGGCCAAAAGGAGACACTGAATGACTGAGCTACTTCAACGGctaacaagaaagaaaagacaagaagatCCCCTGAAGGGTCTGAATGTTTTAACTTATAAAAATGTTTGCCAACACGGTCAAAACGTTTGAAACAGTTTGACGTCCACATGGTGGCGCTACAGTCATTCTGTTCAGCTCCTCATGTTGTGTTCATGTGACATGCAGAAGTGTATAGAGTTTGTTTATAATGTGTGATTATAACGTGTTTATTACACT includes:
- the LOC124052150 gene encoding myosin light chain 5-like isoform X2, with amino-acid sequence MFEQTQIQEFKEAFTLIDQNRDGFIDKEDLKDTYASLGKLSVKDNELEDMLREATGPINFTMFLTLFGEKLHGADPEDTLLNAFKLFDHDARGFIHKDELQNLLMTQAEKFTPEEVKQMFQSSNIDAAGNLDYKSLCYIITHGEEREE
- the LOC124052150 gene encoding myosin light chain 5-like isoform X1, whose product is MFEQTQIQEFKEVKSSRSRDIRFTSPSCSHTPFFLIQAFTLIDQNRDGFIDKEDLKDTYASLGKLSVKDNELEDMLREATGPINFTMFLTLFGEKLHGADPEDTLLNAFKLFDHDARGFIHKDELQNLLMTQAEKFTPEEVKQMFQSSNIDAAGNLDYKSLCYIITHGEEREE